From a single Ensifer adhaerens genomic region:
- a CDS encoding biotin/methionine sulfoxide reductase, whose translation MSGLSATHWGFADVEVRAGKIVRAEPFQRDENPSPLLQGLPDAVHAPTRVLSPAIREGWLAGDRQRRGRDRFVEVDWPTAYDHIERKLRTTLDEAGNEAIFAGSYGWGSAGRFHHAATHLKRFLNTIGGFVDQKQTYSFAAGQIICPHVVGDNRILFGGETTTWPAILDNARIIVFFGGINISNAQIAAGGLGNHATLGWLNKAAERGIEIVCISPRRDDDPRLPPHRWLPIRPGSDTALMLALAYEIVRMGRVDRAFLASHATGYDRFEPYLLGAEDGRPKNAAWAAELTGIPEDTILELATKLAGLPSFLTAAWALQRQENGEQPLWMLIVLSAMLGEFGKPGRGVSFGYGSIGNRGDPRPIVSSPGFSAGRNPLGRFIPVARVADMLLGPGETVLFDGQKIVYPKIDVVWWAGGNPFHHHQDLNRLVAAFQQPGTVIVNEIWWTATARHADIVLPATSAFERNDLSGSPTDRFTAGMRKQIEPLGLARSEFDIFSGLAERFGTLSAYAEGLDEMGWLRRIYEEFRARAADVGAELPSFDAFWEAGYTELPMPNRAYTLFEDFHRDPAGHPLKTPSGKIEIWSSIIAASPHKDIAPHPFWAPPVEWLGCAADGELHMISPQPATRLHSQLDGVGVSLESKIEGREPILINPGDAEARSIVDGDCVRVWNDRGQCLAAARLSEAIMAGVVALATGAWFSPGKDGERQTLERNGNPNVLTGNRPSSSLSQAPAQQSVLVRIEKYAGADPADDPATLPQGVGSSIHSATSRGRQHNLESE comes from the coding sequence ATGTCGGGACTGTCGGCAACCCATTGGGGGTTTGCGGACGTGGAGGTTCGCGCGGGCAAGATAGTCCGCGCCGAGCCTTTTCAGCGTGACGAAAACCCGTCGCCCTTGCTCCAAGGGCTGCCGGACGCCGTTCATGCGCCGACACGTGTTCTCTCTCCTGCCATTCGCGAAGGCTGGCTTGCAGGAGATCGGCAGCGCCGCGGGCGGGATCGTTTTGTCGAGGTAGACTGGCCGACGGCCTATGACCACATCGAGCGCAAGTTGCGCACGACGCTGGATGAGGCGGGCAACGAGGCCATCTTTGCGGGCTCCTACGGCTGGGGCTCGGCCGGCCGCTTCCACCATGCCGCCACGCATCTGAAACGGTTTCTGAATACCATTGGCGGCTTCGTCGATCAGAAGCAGACCTATTCCTTTGCTGCGGGGCAGATCATCTGCCCGCATGTTGTCGGCGATAACCGCATTCTTTTTGGCGGCGAGACGACGACCTGGCCGGCCATTCTCGACAATGCGCGTATCATCGTCTTTTTCGGTGGCATCAATATCTCGAATGCGCAAATCGCAGCCGGCGGGCTTGGAAACCACGCCACCCTTGGCTGGCTGAACAAGGCCGCAGAGCGGGGGATCGAGATTGTCTGCATCAGCCCACGGCGCGATGACGATCCGCGCCTGCCGCCTCATCGCTGGTTGCCGATCCGGCCGGGCAGCGACACGGCTCTCATGTTGGCGCTGGCTTACGAAATCGTCCGCATGGGCCGGGTCGATCGCGCCTTTCTCGCCTCGCACGCGACGGGCTACGACCGGTTCGAACCTTACCTGCTCGGCGCGGAAGACGGGCGTCCTAAGAATGCGGCCTGGGCCGCCGAACTGACCGGAATTCCCGAAGACACAATCCTTGAACTTGCGACGAAGCTCGCTGGCCTGCCGAGCTTTCTCACTGCGGCCTGGGCCTTGCAGCGACAGGAAAACGGGGAGCAGCCACTCTGGATGCTGATCGTGCTTTCCGCCATGCTGGGCGAGTTCGGCAAGCCGGGCAGGGGCGTGTCCTTCGGCTACGGCTCCATCGGCAATCGCGGCGATCCGCGGCCCATCGTGTCCTCGCCCGGCTTTTCCGCCGGACGCAATCCGCTCGGCCGCTTCATACCGGTAGCCCGCGTCGCCGACATGCTGCTCGGTCCTGGCGAGACCGTTCTCTTCGACGGGCAGAAGATTGTTTACCCGAAGATCGACGTCGTCTGGTGGGCGGGCGGCAATCCTTTTCATCATCATCAGGACCTGAACAGGCTCGTCGCCGCATTTCAGCAGCCTGGAACGGTGATCGTCAACGAAATCTGGTGGACGGCGACGGCGCGACATGCCGATATCGTGTTGCCTGCAACGTCTGCCTTCGAACGAAACGACCTGTCCGGCTCGCCGACCGACCGCTTTACCGCCGGCATGCGAAAACAGATCGAGCCGCTCGGGCTGGCACGCAGCGAATTTGATATCTTTTCTGGCCTCGCCGAACGCTTCGGCACGCTTTCAGCTTACGCCGAGGGCCTGGACGAGATGGGCTGGCTCAGACGCATTTACGAAGAGTTCCGAGCCCGTGCAGCCGATGTCGGAGCGGAATTGCCAAGCTTTGACGCCTTCTGGGAGGCTGGTTATACCGAGCTGCCGATGCCGAATAGAGCGTACACCTTGTTTGAGGATTTTCATCGCGACCCGGCTGGGCACCCGCTGAAGACGCCGTCCGGCAAGATCGAAATCTGGTCATCAATCATTGCAGCTTCGCCCCATAAGGACATAGCCCCGCATCCTTTCTGGGCACCGCCTGTCGAGTGGCTGGGATGTGCGGCGGATGGCGAACTGCACATGATTTCGCCACAGCCGGCGACGCGGCTCCATTCCCAGCTTGACGGCGTCGGCGTCAGTCTCGAAAGCAAGATAGAGGGCCGGGAACCCATCCTGATCAATCCCGGGGACGCCGAGGCTCGGAGCATCGTTGACGGAGACTGCGTTCGGGTCTGGAATGATCGTGGACAGTGCCTGGCTGCAGCCAGGCTGTCCGAAGCGATCATGGCGGGTGTCGTTGCGCTTGCAACAGGTGCGTGGTTTTCGCCCGGCAAGGATGGCGAGCGGCAAACTCTCGAGCGAAACGGAAACCCGAACGTGCTCACCGGAAACCGCCCGTCGAGCTCCTTATCACAAGCACCCGCCCAGCAATCGGTGCTTGTGCGAATCGAAAAATACGCTGGTGCCGATCCTGCTGACGACCCTGCAACATTGCCACAGGGTGTCGGAAGCAGTATTCATTCCGCTACGTCAAGGGGACGTCAGCATAATCTGGAATCAGAATGA
- a CDS encoding regulatory protein, gntR family, with protein MTELFAAIERRSIWQDVAGQVRKMIEDGTLGAGQKLPSERDMCQQFGVSRISVREALRALEREGFIEVQAGRGAFVRAHFDRERHVLETLIGFNRESAEKVFELRMLFEPNLAGLAARSISSENLERLRETVERMRNHVENPEAAIEADSDFHRVLGESTGNPLVESLVRFVMTATGSERLITLNTRKGVERALLGHERILECVAAGDEDRATAAMKEHLQDAVAFARRF; from the coding sequence ATGACCGAACTGTTTGCGGCCATAGAACGAAGGTCCATCTGGCAGGATGTCGCTGGCCAGGTCCGCAAGATGATCGAGGACGGCACGCTGGGCGCCGGTCAGAAACTGCCGAGCGAACGGGACATGTGCCAGCAGTTTGGCGTCAGCCGCATCAGTGTGCGCGAGGCGCTCCGGGCGCTGGAGCGTGAAGGTTTTATCGAGGTCCAGGCTGGCCGCGGCGCCTTTGTCCGCGCCCATTTCGACCGCGAGCGCCATGTGCTGGAAACGCTGATCGGCTTTAACCGCGAAAGCGCCGAGAAGGTCTTCGAACTCAGGATGCTGTTCGAACCCAACCTTGCCGGGTTGGCAGCGCGCAGCATTTCGTCTGAAAATCTGGAACGGCTGCGCGAGACGGTCGAGCGCATGCGCAATCACGTTGAAAATCCGGAGGCGGCCATTGAGGCAGACTCTGATTTTCATCGTGTGCTCGGCGAAAGCACCGGCAATCCGCTGGTGGAAAGCCTCGTTCGGTTTGTCATGACCGCGACGGGATCGGAAAGGCTCATAACCCTCAACACCCGAAAAGGCGTAGAACGTGCGCTCTTGGGTCATGAACGCATCCTGGAATGTGTGGCTGCGGGAGACGAAGACCGTGCCACAGCAGCCATGAAGGAGCATTTGCAGGACGCAGTTGCCTTCGCGAGGCGTTTCTAG
- a CDS encoding aldehyde dehydrogenase (NAD+), translating to MQKLDQFFIDGRWVKAQGEGRHPVVDPATEEVIGHIAMANAEDVNAAVAAARAAFDEWQMTPKSERLALLRRLLELYNAHYEEVAELMTREMGTPLHFSRSAQAWVGTAHLEAAIDALDKLETEELRGNTLISREPVGVCALITPWNWPMNQLVVKAAPALAAGCTVIAKPSEFSPLSSILFAELVEEAGFPAGVYNHITGFGSEAGELLSRHPDVDMVSITGSTRAGIAVARAAADTVKRVTQELGGKSANIILRDADLEKSVKAGVEACYVNCGQACRAPARMLVPSERMEEAKAYAREAAESHSVGNPMGNFSLGPVVNKAQFDRIQMLIQAGIDEGATLVTGGVGRPDGLSHGYYVKPTVFADVKPGMTIEREEIFGPVIALIGYETEDEAVAIANDTVYGLSGYIQTADIEKARKIARRLRVGSIWINGADWDARMPFGGYKQSGNGREHGEWGLHDYLEIKSTAGWA from the coding sequence ATGCAAAAGCTCGATCAATTCTTCATCGATGGCCGCTGGGTCAAGGCGCAGGGAGAGGGACGCCATCCCGTCGTCGATCCGGCGACAGAGGAAGTCATCGGTCATATCGCGATGGCAAACGCCGAGGATGTGAATGCTGCCGTTGCTGCCGCGCGCGCAGCATTCGACGAGTGGCAGATGACGCCGAAGTCGGAGCGCCTGGCTCTCCTGCGCCGCCTGCTGGAACTCTATAACGCACATTACGAGGAAGTCGCGGAACTGATGACGCGGGAAATGGGCACGCCCCTTCATTTCTCACGCTCCGCCCAGGCCTGGGTCGGAACGGCGCATCTCGAAGCGGCCATCGACGCGCTCGACAAGCTCGAAACAGAGGAGCTGCGCGGCAACACGCTGATTTCGCGCGAACCCGTTGGGGTCTGCGCACTCATCACGCCGTGGAACTGGCCGATGAACCAGCTGGTGGTCAAGGCGGCTCCCGCGCTGGCCGCCGGTTGCACCGTTATTGCCAAGCCTTCGGAGTTCTCGCCGCTCTCGTCCATTCTCTTTGCCGAACTGGTTGAGGAGGCCGGCTTCCCGGCTGGGGTCTATAATCACATCACCGGCTTCGGTTCGGAAGCGGGCGAACTGCTCTCTCGCCATCCGGACGTGGATATGGTGTCTATCACCGGATCCACCCGCGCCGGCATTGCCGTCGCACGCGCCGCCGCAGATACCGTCAAGCGAGTCACGCAGGAGCTTGGCGGCAAGTCCGCCAACATCATCCTGCGCGATGCCGATCTCGAAAAGTCGGTCAAGGCCGGCGTCGAGGCCTGCTATGTCAATTGCGGACAGGCCTGCCGGGCACCGGCGCGGATGCTGGTGCCGTCCGAGCGGATGGAAGAGGCCAAGGCTTATGCCCGCGAGGCAGCCGAGTCTCACAGCGTTGGCAACCCGATGGGGAATTTTTCGCTGGGACCGGTGGTCAACAAGGCGCAGTTCGATCGAATCCAGATGCTTATTCAAGCGGGCATCGACGAAGGGGCGACACTTGTGACCGGCGGTGTGGGACGTCCCGACGGGCTGTCTCATGGCTATTACGTCAAGCCGACCGTGTTTGCCGATGTGAAGCCGGGGATGACCATCGAGCGCGAGGAAATCTTTGGCCCCGTGATCGCGCTGATCGGTTACGAGACCGAAGACGAGGCCGTCGCAATTGCGAACGATACGGTCTACGGGCTATCCGGGTACATCCAGACCGCCGATATCGAAAAGGCCCGCAAGATCGCCCGCCGCCTGCGCGTGGGTTCTATCTGGATCAACGGTGCCGATTGGGATGCGCGCATGCCTTTCGGCGGCTACAAGCAGTCCGGTAATGGCCGCGAGCACGGCGAATGGGGTCTGCACGATTATCTGGAAATCAAGTCGACGGCCGGCTGGGCATAA
- a CDS encoding D-galactarolactone cycloisomerase codes for MKITQIRFVLCGYALPTPIPLSCGSLTHRNFGLVFVETDAGITGIGETSVNFPPWCVHERRATIEDGLATLLMGENPLDVGRLHDKMVNATRAFTRMWAEGAIAQAISGVDIALWDIAGKFYGVPIWQLLGGRYREEIACYAVGFNAVDPGAGALDMKARGYTHAKMRIGFDDAVDIRKAKAMREAVGSDFGMMIDANQAFDLPRARRVMRELEALDLFWLEEPLLSDDIEGYLALRREFPKIPLAWGENAFRLSDHRDFTAEDAVQFVMPDPCRSGGMTTATRMCEAAAERGIPFSPHHYGSDIGFAAALHLAASRPNFSIMLRDEAPVPLRGDVLKVPFEVANGVVRVPDGPGLGIELNMSAIQSATIRL; via the coding sequence TTGAAGATTACGCAAATCCGCTTCGTTCTCTGCGGCTACGCGCTGCCGACACCTATTCCGCTCTCTTGCGGAAGCCTGACGCATCGCAACTTCGGTCTCGTGTTCGTTGAAACGGACGCAGGCATCACCGGGATCGGCGAAACCTCCGTCAACTTCCCGCCCTGGTGCGTGCATGAGCGGCGCGCGACGATAGAAGATGGATTGGCCACGCTGCTGATGGGCGAAAATCCGCTCGATGTCGGCCGCCTTCACGACAAGATGGTCAATGCGACCCGCGCCTTTACCCGCATGTGGGCCGAAGGCGCCATCGCGCAGGCGATTTCCGGCGTAGACATTGCGCTCTGGGACATTGCCGGCAAGTTTTACGGCGTGCCGATCTGGCAACTGCTCGGCGGGCGCTACCGCGAAGAGATTGCCTGCTATGCCGTGGGCTTCAATGCGGTCGACCCGGGCGCCGGCGCCCTGGACATGAAGGCACGAGGCTACACGCATGCGAAGATGCGGATCGGCTTCGACGATGCCGTCGATATCCGGAAAGCGAAGGCGATGCGGGAGGCCGTGGGCTCCGATTTCGGCATGATGATCGATGCCAACCAGGCCTTCGACCTGCCACGGGCGCGACGCGTCATGCGGGAGTTGGAAGCACTGGACCTTTTCTGGCTCGAGGAGCCGCTGCTTTCCGATGATATTGAAGGCTATCTCGCGCTTCGCCGGGAATTTCCGAAAATCCCGCTTGCCTGGGGCGAAAATGCCTTTCGCCTTTCGGATCACCGGGACTTCACGGCAGAGGATGCAGTTCAGTTCGTCATGCCCGACCCCTGCCGCTCTGGCGGCATGACCACGGCAACGCGCATGTGCGAGGCGGCGGCAGAGCGCGGCATACCCTTCTCGCCGCATCATTACGGTTCGGATATCGGCTTTGCCGCGGCGCTCCATCTGGCTGCGAGCAGGCCAAACTTTTCGATCATGCTGCGCGACGAGGCGCCCGTGCCTTTGCGCGGTGATGTGCTGAAGGTCCCCTTCGAGGTTGCGAACGGGGTCGTGCGCGTGCCTGACGGGCCGGGCTTGGGAATTGAATTGAACATGTCTGCCATTCAATCGGCAACAATCCGGCTATAG
- a CDS encoding 3-oxoacyl-[acyl-carrier protein] reductase: MGQLDNKVALITGASRGIGAALAVGLAKHGADIAICDLARQADALADVKRQVEAEGRRCFAHHVDVSNIAEVESAVADITAETGGIDILVNNAGILKPSLLEERPEADWDAHFNVNAKGVYLMTNAVLPQMRARKNGRIINIASIAGRQGVATQGHYAATKATAITLTRVYAQEVGMDGITVNAICPGIILTEMGKNNLGSDEAIRHWQDVAALKRLGYPDDIVGPTVFFASDLSAFVTGQALNVCGGIYFH; the protein is encoded by the coding sequence ATGGGACAACTCGACAACAAGGTCGCTCTGATAACGGGCGCCAGCCGCGGCATTGGCGCTGCACTTGCGGTGGGGCTTGCAAAACACGGCGCCGATATCGCGATTTGCGATCTCGCCCGCCAGGCCGATGCATTGGCCGACGTGAAGAGGCAGGTGGAGGCCGAAGGTCGCCGCTGCTTTGCCCATCATGTCGATGTGTCGAACATAGCTGAGGTAGAAAGCGCGGTCGCCGACATCACCGCGGAGACAGGAGGCATCGACATACTTGTCAACAATGCCGGTATCCTGAAGCCGTCGCTTTTGGAAGAACGGCCGGAAGCCGACTGGGACGCGCATTTCAACGTGAATGCCAAGGGCGTCTACCTCATGACCAACGCCGTCCTGCCGCAGATGCGTGCGCGTAAGAATGGTCGCATCATCAACATCGCCTCCATCGCGGGGCGGCAGGGCGTCGCCACGCAAGGCCATTATGCCGCGACCAAGGCGACCGCCATCACGCTGACGCGGGTCTATGCGCAGGAAGTCGGCATGGACGGGATTACCGTCAACGCGATCTGCCCCGGCATTATTCTCACCGAGATGGGCAAGAACAATCTCGGCTCTGACGAGGCGATCCGTCACTGGCAGGATGTCGCCGCGTTGAAACGGCTCGGCTATCCCGATGACATCGTCGGCCCGACTGTCTTCTTCGCCTCCGACCTCTCCGCTTTCGTCACGGGACAGGCGCTGAATGTCTGCGGTGGGATTTATTTCCACTAG
- a CDS encoding Cupin domain protein, which produces MNDMSSAKTVTIGPQEILDGAPMQQEHGGVRDLKLVYPETGLDARTLCMGLVEIDPGHSSPMHRHNCEEVYYVLQGKGELELEGKRYPLIAGGCSLQRPNDIHRVHNTGQETLRLLVIAGIMLVPLWPKWPTETPYEVFEGSTKNAAA; this is translated from the coding sequence ATGAACGACATGTCGAGCGCGAAGACCGTTACCATCGGACCGCAGGAAATTCTGGACGGCGCGCCGATGCAGCAGGAGCATGGCGGTGTGCGCGACCTCAAGCTCGTCTATCCGGAAACGGGGCTCGATGCCCGCACGCTCTGCATGGGGCTGGTCGAGATCGATCCAGGCCATAGCTCGCCGATGCACCGCCACAACTGCGAGGAAGTCTATTACGTGCTGCAGGGCAAGGGCGAGTTGGAACTGGAAGGCAAGCGGTATCCGCTCATCGCCGGCGGCTGCTCGCTGCAGCGTCCCAACGATATTCATCGTGTTCACAATACCGGCCAGGAAACCCTGCGGCTTCTGGTGATCGCCGGCATCATGCTCGTACCGCTCTGGCCCAAATGGCCGACCGAAACGCCTTACGAGGTTTTCGAAGGCTCGACGAAAAACGCGGCGGCTTGA
- a CDS encoding Choline dehydrogenase, whose protein sequence is MDEFDYVIVGGGVAGCVVANRLTEDPNVKVALLEFGTAGNNKRQIVRMPLGMVTFMMPNLAFLGGTKMMYLFEAEPSRGLGNTRMILPRGKALGGSSMVNGMIYIRGQRQDYDDWRDLGNPGWGYDDLLPYFKKSENFVLADNPDATRNFTLGGKSVRDQIDMRYHGRGGPVSVSPPRSPNSMCQTYFDAAVQAGYKLNADFNGEDQEGIGYHWLTQKDGERWGAESSYAGPAMSRPNLKIITEARALGIIMEGKRALGVSYDVHGETKQIRARREVVLATGAFISPQLLMLSGIGSPRELTAQGIEVKHELAGVGRNLQDHIDTWTKQRALTNKTYGISWGTMHTNAMHVLKWFSARRGMFTSNTGEAGGFVKSGPDVDRPDLQLFFCTTMASAQAADSFWGHGWAMHACLLRPKSIGHVGLKSASAYEAPLIAPNFFDDPYDMEILVRGMKIMRKIADQKPFDGHRGEEVAPGPHVETDDDIAAYIRQNCMTMYHPTSTCKMGTDPMAVVSPATLLVHGLENLAIVDASVMPAVISGNTFAPTVAVAEKAADLIKARARAGNPSLAA, encoded by the coding sequence ATGGATGAATTCGATTACGTCATCGTCGGCGGCGGAGTCGCGGGCTGCGTCGTGGCAAACCGGCTGACGGAAGACCCGAATGTGAAGGTCGCTCTGCTGGAGTTTGGAACTGCCGGCAACAACAAGCGCCAGATCGTCCGCATGCCGCTCGGCATGGTCACCTTCATGATGCCCAACCTCGCTTTTCTGGGCGGCACGAAGATGATGTATCTCTTCGAAGCCGAACCCTCGCGCGGGCTCGGGAACACAAGGATGATCCTGCCGCGCGGCAAGGCGCTCGGCGGCAGCTCCATGGTCAACGGCATGATCTACATTCGCGGTCAGAGGCAGGACTATGACGACTGGCGCGATCTGGGCAATCCCGGCTGGGGCTATGACGATCTTCTTCCCTATTTCAAGAAGTCCGAAAATTTCGTGCTGGCGGACAACCCCGACGCCACGCGAAACTTCACCCTCGGCGGCAAGTCCGTCCGCGACCAGATCGACATGCGCTATCACGGGCGCGGTGGCCCGGTCAGCGTATCCCCGCCACGTTCCCCCAATAGCATGTGCCAGACGTATTTCGATGCCGCCGTGCAAGCCGGCTACAAGCTCAACGCCGATTTCAACGGCGAGGATCAGGAAGGCATCGGTTACCATTGGTTGACGCAGAAGGACGGCGAGCGTTGGGGCGCGGAAAGCAGCTATGCCGGCCCCGCCATGTCGCGACCCAATCTCAAGATCATCACCGAGGCGCGTGCGCTCGGTATTATCATGGAAGGCAAACGCGCGCTGGGGGTGTCCTATGACGTCCATGGGGAGACGAAGCAGATCCGCGCCCGCCGTGAAGTCGTGCTGGCCACCGGAGCATTCATTTCGCCGCAGCTTCTCATGCTCTCAGGCATCGGGTCGCCGCGCGAACTGACGGCGCAGGGGATCGAGGTCAAGCACGAGCTCGCCGGCGTCGGCCGCAACCTCCAGGATCACATCGACACCTGGACGAAGCAGCGCGCGCTCACCAACAAGACCTATGGTATTTCTTGGGGAACGATGCATACGAACGCGATGCATGTGCTGAAATGGTTTTCCGCGCGCCGTGGCATGTTCACTTCGAATACTGGCGAGGCCGGCGGCTTCGTCAAGTCCGGGCCGGATGTCGACCGGCCGGATCTGCAGCTCTTCTTCTGCACGACCATGGCCTCGGCGCAGGCCGCCGACAGTTTCTGGGGCCATGGCTGGGCGATGCATGCCTGCCTGCTAAGGCCGAAGAGCATCGGCCATGTCGGATTGAAAAGCGCCAGCGCCTATGAGGCACCGCTGATCGCGCCGAATTTCTTCGACGATCCCTACGACATGGAAATCCTCGTGCGCGGCATGAAGATCATGCGCAAGATCGCCGACCAGAAGCCGTTTGATGGACATCGCGGCGAGGAGGTCGCGCCCGGCCCGCATGTGGAGACTGATGACGACATCGCTGCCTATATCCGGCAGAACTGCATGACGATGTATCATCCGACCAGCACCTGCAAGATGGGGACAGATCCCATGGCTGTCGTGTCGCCGGCAACGCTTCTGGTGCACGGGCTGGAAAACCTGGCCATCGTCGACGCCTCCGTCATGCCGGCGGTCATCTCCGGCAACACGTTTGCTCCAACTGTTGCCGTGGCCGAAAAGGCAGCCGATCTGATCAAGGCCCGCGCCAGGGCCGGCAACCCGTCTCTGGCGGCCTGA
- a CDS encoding monosaccharide ABC transporter membrane protein, CUT2 family (TC 3.A.1.2.-), protein MTSRNATFSVEAFSNYAVIVAFVAVIVFFSVFADGFLSADNLFNLISNRVVLLAIVALGMTIVIAAGGIDLSVGVAIDLSSMVFIMMIAAGYMGLWAVCGGLAAAFCVGLLNAFLINRLKIDAFLATLGVLFIGKSVQQLATQGGNPIYLTRAEFAAPFDAITRTSVFGIPTPMIVLVVCAIVVYLAVHRSVFGRYIAALGAQPGVAWYSGVRVPFYLSAAFIACSVLSAVTGILLSSTVRSYVPFSGDAFLLDAIGATFIGTAVSSERRPSVLGTLLGVLLLAVMRNGLLLIGWNFFWQQVGIGVLVFLVLGLSFGLRKRFE, encoded by the coding sequence ATGACAAGCAGAAACGCAACCTTCTCCGTCGAAGCCTTTTCCAACTATGCCGTGATTGTGGCCTTCGTCGCGGTGATCGTTTTCTTCTCGGTTTTCGCGGATGGCTTCCTGTCGGCGGACAATCTGTTCAACCTGATCTCCAACCGCGTCGTGCTCCTGGCCATCGTGGCGCTCGGCATGACGATCGTCATTGCCGCTGGCGGCATCGACCTGTCGGTGGGCGTGGCGATCGACCTGTCATCCATGGTCTTCATCATGATGATCGCGGCTGGCTATATGGGGCTCTGGGCCGTCTGCGGCGGGCTCGCTGCCGCCTTCTGCGTCGGGCTTCTCAACGCTTTCCTCATCAACCGGCTCAAGATCGATGCGTTCCTGGCGACGCTCGGCGTGCTCTTTATCGGCAAGTCGGTGCAGCAGCTTGCCACACAGGGCGGCAACCCGATCTATCTCACACGGGCGGAATTTGCAGCACCCTTCGATGCCATCACGCGTACCAGTGTTTTCGGCATTCCGACGCCGATGATCGTCCTCGTCGTCTGCGCCATCGTCGTCTATCTCGCCGTCCACCGCTCGGTTTTCGGCCGCTACATTGCGGCGCTCGGGGCCCAGCCGGGGGTAGCCTGGTATTCGGGCGTGCGGGTGCCGTTCTATCTGTCCGCGGCCTTCATCGCCTGCTCGGTCCTGTCTGCGGTCACCGGCATCCTCTTGTCTTCGACGGTGCGCTCTTACGTGCCATTTTCGGGAGACGCCTTCCTGCTCGACGCCATCGGCGCGACCTTTATCGGCACGGCCGTGAGTTCGGAACGCAGGCCGTCGGTTCTGGGCACTCTGCTCGGCGTCCTGTTGCTCGCCGTCATGCGCAACGGGTTGCTGCTGATCGGCTGGAACTTTTTCTGGCAGCAGGTGGGCATCGGCGTGCTGGTCTTCCTGGTGCTCGGCCTTTCCTTCGGCCTTCGCAAGCGTTTTGAATAG
- a CDS encoding Sugar or nucleoside kinase, ribokinase family, whose product MTRFDVSAVGFAVLDILGRPVTRIPEGGRADFIEEIRMTVAGTAAATAMDCAILGLKTRMVTTVGDDDMGDFLIAKMQRYGMNTDLVRRDTTVQTSSTILPVRPNGERPALHVPGSATTFKVHDEDLEGALDAPIVHVGGTGLLKSFDGDPSIAFMRKAKEMGRTTTFDLIQANPHTVELVKPLLPYIDYFVPSIEEAAEMAGTEKPADVARFFKERGVKNAVLTLGGAGVYVSPEHGDAFTLPAHDIQVVDTTGCGDSFTAGIIVGLSKGWDLRTSARFATAVAAKVAMGLGSDGKLQSFDDTYAAMNTLPLKG is encoded by the coding sequence ATGACACGATTTGACGTAAGCGCGGTCGGCTTTGCGGTTCTGGATATCCTGGGCCGCCCGGTGACGCGGATCCCCGAGGGCGGACGTGCGGATTTCATCGAGGAAATCCGCATGACGGTCGCTGGCACCGCAGCCGCCACCGCGATGGACTGCGCCATCCTCGGCCTGAAAACCCGTATGGTGACGACCGTCGGCGATGATGACATGGGCGATTTCCTGATCGCCAAGATGCAGCGCTATGGCATGAACACCGATCTCGTGCGGCGCGACACAACCGTGCAGACCTCGTCCACCATTCTGCCGGTCCGCCCCAACGGCGAGCGTCCGGCGCTGCATGTGCCGGGGTCGGCCACGACCTTCAAGGTGCATGACGAGGATCTGGAGGGGGCGCTCGACGCTCCGATCGTCCATGTCGGCGGGACCGGACTACTGAAATCCTTCGACGGCGATCCGTCCATTGCCTTCATGCGCAAAGCCAAGGAGATGGGCCGAACGACCACATTCGACCTCATCCAGGCGAATCCGCATACGGTCGAGTTGGTGAAGCCACTTCTGCCCTATATCGACTATTTCGTGCCCTCCATCGAAGAAGCGGCGGAAATGGCGGGCACCGAAAAGCCGGCTGATGTGGCGCGCTTCTTCAAGGAACGCGGCGTCAAGAATGCCGTGCTGACGCTCGGCGGCGCCGGCGTTTATGTGTCGCCGGAACATGGCGATGCCTTCACGCTGCCGGCGCATGACATTCAGGTGGTCGATACGACCGGCTGCGGCGACAGTTTTACTGCCGGCATCATTGTCGGCCTTTCCAAGGGCTGGGATTTGCGCACCAGCGCACGCTTCGCCACTGCCGTCGCCGCCAAGGTCGCCATGGGCCTCGGCTCGGACGGCAAGCTTCAATCTTTCGACGACACATACGCGGCCATGAACACGCTGCCGCTCAAGGGCTGA